Proteins encoded in a region of the Mucilaginibacter sabulilitoris genome:
- a CDS encoding helix-turn-helix domain-containing protein — protein MDSMRRFNTISEYNAFNKNETKHPLISVVDLSKADPRQGSRMYFGFYIAFLKDVKCGDLAYGRDTYDYQEGTLVFMAPGQVAGVNSNGETYQPKGYALAFHPDLVHGTSLGRRIQEYTFFGYQSNEALHLSGRERSIVLDCFSKIDYELERGVDKHSKRLIVSNIELFLDYSVRFYERQFITRDHVYQGVLEKFEKLLNDYFASDKPQDVGLPSVAYCAEQLHLSPNYFGDLVKKDTGKTAQEYIQTKLIDVAKEKIFDGSKTINQVAYELGFKYPQHFARVFKKRVGHTPQEYRSLN, from the coding sequence ATGGATAGCATGCGACGTTTCAACACTATTAGTGAATACAATGCCTTTAATAAAAATGAAACGAAACACCCGTTAATAAGTGTGGTGGATCTGTCAAAAGCCGACCCAAGGCAAGGTTCACGCATGTATTTTGGCTTTTACATTGCGTTTTTAAAAGATGTAAAATGCGGCGACCTGGCATATGGCAGAGACACCTACGACTATCAGGAAGGCACGTTGGTTTTCATGGCACCGGGACAAGTTGCCGGTGTAAACAGTAACGGCGAAACCTACCAGCCAAAAGGCTACGCGCTCGCGTTTCACCCCGACCTGGTACACGGCACGTCGCTTGGCCGCCGTATCCAGGAATATACTTTCTTCGGTTATCAGTCAAACGAAGCATTGCATTTGTCCGGACGGGAAAGGAGCATTGTTTTAGATTGTTTCTCAAAAATAGATTATGAACTAGAGCGCGGTGTAGACAAACACAGTAAACGGCTCATCGTATCGAACATAGAACTTTTTCTGGATTATAGTGTTCGTTTTTATGAGCGCCAATTTATTACCAGGGATCATGTATATCAAGGTGTTTTAGAAAAATTTGAAAAACTGTTGAATGATTACTTTGCTTCTGACAAGCCACAGGATGTGGGATTGCCTTCGGTTGCTTATTGTGCAGAACAACTCCATTTATCACCCAATTACTTTGGAGACTTGGTAAAAAAAGATACCGGCAAAACTGCGCAGGAATATATACAAACTAAGCTAATAGATGTAGCCAAAGAAAAGATTTTCGATGGCAGTAAGACCATTAACCAGGTGGCATATGAGCTGGGTTTTAAATACCCTCAGCATTTTGCAAGGGTATTTAAAAAACGTGTTGGCCACACACCACAGGAATACCGCTCACTGAATTGA
- a CDS encoding (2Fe-2S)-binding protein translates to MTTITVNGKQHQVDADPNMPLLWVIRDIIGLTGTKYGCGVAQCGACTVHLNGDAVRSCVTKLSRAAGQQVITIEGLSQNNDHPAQVAWNVENVPQCGYCHSGQIMSAAILLRENSDPSDADIDTAMAGNICRCGTYQRIRKAIHVAAELQRKEAASK, encoded by the coding sequence ATGACCACAATTACAGTAAATGGAAAACAGCACCAGGTAGATGCTGATCCAAACATGCCTTTACTATGGGTGATCAGGGATATTATTGGTTTAACCGGTACAAAATACGGTTGCGGGGTAGCACAGTGCGGTGCGTGTACAGTGCATTTGAACGGAGATGCCGTACGCTCATGCGTTACCAAATTGAGCCGGGCAGCAGGCCAGCAGGTTATTACTATTGAGGGTTTATCACAAAACAACGATCATCCGGCCCAGGTGGCGTGGAATGTAGAAAATGTACCGCAATGCGGTTATTGTCATTCTGGCCAGATCATGTCGGCAGCTATACTGCTAAGAGAAAACTCAGATCCGAGCGATGCTGATATAGACACCGCCATGGCGGGTAACATTTGCCGTTGCGGCACTTACCAGCGCATTCGCAAAGCGATTCACGTGGCTGCCGAGCTGCAGAGAAAGGAGGCAGCAAGCAAATGA
- a CDS encoding molybdopterin cofactor-binding domain-containing protein codes for MNHISRRSFLRAAGLTGTALFVGLYFPLNAEEAKVTTTDAAEATGFEFNAWIRIDTDGKVTLTDHRAEMGQGSYQSVPQIIAEELEVNLKDINVIFAQGNPTKFGSQITGGSSTVRGSYKNLLKLSATAREMLITAAANQWNVPANECYAESGYVIHKPSGKKLNYGELVTEASKLPAPQEVKLKEISQYKLIRKPLPRMDTPLKTNGEAIFGLDKKLPGMLYASVERNPRLRGKVKSFDDSAALKVPGVKQVFKVQMFVFNTTRDGVAVVADSTWAAMQGRKALHVEWDDSGFEHVNTSDIYKAHEELLKKEEGLFFKKQGEPSQILAKAGKKIDVIYQTPYQMHAAMEPLNCVAHYQNDKIEIWGPIQAPDWVQGDISDKFKVPKEKVIVNMTFLGGGFGRKAFLDYTQEAVAISKQIGAPVQVVWTREDDITQGPYRAGISYRGEGSIENGEISALKFKMAGQNIDHWNNDKRDKANDSTTEGFLKPYFDSVKNISFADVPYEMPLPNMWWRSVYASTNGFAYESFINEMAVLAGQDQLDFRRKYLKDERCQQLINRIEEVSDWKNKKKNEGYGVAITECFESTVGHVVKVSRKADGKVKIDHVWAVMDCGWYVNPDIIKAQVEGSILMALGAATIHEITFKDGLVEQKNFYDYLMPRMSDMPPVEVHIMENTADAGGVGEPGLPPFAPALTDAIYDLTGKRIRKLPFNLNTV; via the coding sequence ATGAACCATATTTCAAGAAGAAGTTTTTTAAGAGCTGCCGGACTTACCGGTACCGCTCTTTTTGTGGGGCTGTATTTTCCTTTAAATGCTGAGGAAGCTAAAGTGACTACCACAGATGCAGCAGAAGCTACCGGGTTTGAATTTAATGCCTGGATCCGTATTGATACTGATGGTAAAGTTACCTTAACTGACCATCGTGCAGAAATGGGCCAGGGTTCTTATCAGTCTGTACCGCAGATCATCGCAGAAGAACTGGAGGTCAATCTGAAGGATATTAATGTGATCTTTGCGCAAGGCAACCCCACAAAATTCGGAAGTCAGATCACCGGCGGAAGCTCCACTGTCAGAGGGTCATATAAAAACCTGCTGAAATTAAGCGCCACAGCACGTGAAATGTTGATTACAGCAGCGGCAAACCAATGGAACGTCCCTGCAAATGAATGTTATGCCGAGTCGGGCTACGTTATTCACAAACCCTCCGGAAAGAAATTGAATTACGGAGAACTGGTAACAGAGGCGTCAAAGCTTCCGGCTCCTCAGGAAGTTAAACTTAAAGAAATATCCCAATATAAACTGATCCGGAAACCTTTGCCCCGGATGGATACCCCTTTGAAAACCAATGGGGAAGCTATCTTCGGTTTAGATAAAAAATTGCCGGGGATGCTTTACGCTTCTGTCGAGCGCAATCCGAGGTTACGTGGCAAAGTAAAAAGCTTTGATGATTCTGCAGCCTTGAAAGTTCCTGGTGTTAAACAGGTATTTAAGGTGCAGATGTTTGTTTTTAATACCACACGTGACGGCGTTGCGGTTGTAGCTGATTCTACATGGGCAGCTATGCAGGGCAGAAAAGCCTTACATGTTGAGTGGGATGACAGTGGTTTTGAGCATGTAAACACCAGTGATATTTATAAAGCCCATGAAGAATTACTTAAAAAAGAGGAAGGACTTTTTTTTAAAAAACAGGGCGAACCCAGTCAGATTTTAGCAAAGGCCGGTAAAAAGATAGATGTGATTTATCAAACACCTTATCAGATGCACGCTGCCATGGAGCCGTTGAATTGTGTTGCCCATTATCAAAATGATAAAATAGAAATCTGGGGACCGATACAGGCCCCGGATTGGGTACAGGGCGACATTAGCGATAAATTTAAGGTGCCTAAAGAAAAGGTAATTGTGAACATGACCTTTTTAGGAGGGGGATTCGGGCGGAAAGCTTTTTTGGACTATACTCAAGAAGCTGTTGCTATCTCCAAACAAATAGGCGCACCTGTACAGGTAGTGTGGACAAGGGAAGATGATATTACCCAGGGCCCATATCGCGCCGGGATCTCTTACAGGGGAGAAGGATCAATTGAAAACGGCGAGATCAGCGCTTTGAAGTTTAAAATGGCCGGTCAAAATATAGATCATTGGAATAATGACAAAAGGGATAAGGCAAACGATAGCACTACAGAAGGTTTCCTGAAACCTTATTTTGACAGTGTTAAAAATATCAGTTTTGCAGACGTGCCGTACGAAATGCCTTTACCCAATATGTGGTGGCGCTCGGTTTATGCTTCAACAAATGGTTTTGCCTATGAAAGTTTTATAAACGAAATGGCTGTTTTAGCAGGGCAAGATCAGTTAGATTTCCGAAGGAAATATTTAAAAGATGAGCGTTGCCAGCAGCTAATAAATAGAATAGAAGAAGTATCGGACTGGAAAAACAAAAAAAAGAACGAAGGATACGGCGTAGCCATAACTGAGTGTTTCGAATCTACAGTAGGCCACGTTGTAAAAGTTTCCAGGAAAGCAGATGGGAAAGTGAAGATCGACCATGTTTGGGCGGTGATGGATTGTGGCTGGTACGTTAACCCCGATATTATTAAGGCGCAGGTTGAAGGTTCCATTTTGATGGCGCTGGGTGCGGCCACCATTCATGAGATCACTTTTAAAGACGGGTTAGTAGAACAAAAAAATTTTTACGACTATCTGATGCCGCGTATGAGCGACATGCCACCTGTTGAAGTGCATATTATGGAAAATACAGCGGATGCCGGAGGCGTGGGTGAGCCGGGTCTACCTCCTTTTGCACCAGCCCTTACTGATGCCATATATGATTTAACAGGAAAACGGATCAGAAAACTACCATTTAATTTAAATACAGTTTAA